A stretch of DNA from Halobacillus litoralis:
GTAAAGAAGTTTTGAAGAGGCAAAAGGAAGAGGGACCTGGTCGAAAGCTTGTCGGAATTGAGATGATCGACAAGGGGATTCCGCGTACCCATTACGACGTTCTGGATGGAGAAGAAGTTATCGGTTTTGTTACGACAGGGACCCAGTCACCGACCCTTGGGAAAAACGTCGGTTTGGCACTTCTCAACAGCGAATATACGGCCGAAGGGACAGAAGTAACGGTACAAGTCCGTAAACGGAAATTAAAAGCGAAAGTCGTAAAAACACCTTTTTATAAAAGATAAACCGAGGGGGATGGAAGCATGGAGTTTCGTTATTTGCCCATGACAGAAACAGATAAAAAAGAAATGCTGGATGTAATCGGTGTCGAACATTCCGACGAACTTTTCTCAGATATACCGGAAAATATTCGTTTTAAAGGCGAGCTGGAAATTAAAGAACCTAAAAATGAATTCCAACTCATGAAAGAATTGACGGAACTTGCAGGGAAGAACGTCAATTTGAAGTCTCATATCTCTTTTCTTGGTGCAGGTGTCTATGATCATTACATTCCTTCTATTGTAGATCATGTGATTTCAAGATCAGAGTTCTACACAGCCTATACTCCTTATCAACCTGAAATCTCTCAAGGAGAGCTGCAGGCAATCTTTGAATTTCAAACGATGATTTGTGAATTGACAGGGATGGATGTGGCGAACTCCTCGATGTACGATGGTGGAACAGCTCTAGCTGAAGCGGTCAACTTGTCTGCAGGACAAACGAAGAAAAAGAAAGTACTCGTGTCGAAAGCCATTCATCCTGAGTCCTTAGCTGTTATCCATTCTTATGTTAAAGGACCAGGCGTTGAAGTGGTGGAGATTGATCACAAGGACGGTAGAACAGACCTTGAGCAGTTAGAAAGAGAAATAGATGAAGACACGGCAAGTGTTGTTATTCAGTATCCGAACTTCTTCGGTCAAATCGAACCGCTGGACCAGGTTAGATCTATTGTAGATACACAGAAAAAAGCGATGATGATTACATCAAGCAACCCCCCTCGCTCTAGGATACTTAACGCCTCCAGGCGAATTTGGAGCTGATATCGTTGTCGGAGATGCTCAAGTGTTCGGAATACCAGCACAATATGGCGGCCCGCACTGTGGATATTTTGCGACGACGAAGAAATTGATGAGAAAAGTACCAGGGAGACTCGTTGGACAGACGGTGGATGAGGAAGGTCGTCGTGGTTTCGTGTTGACTTTGCAGGCGAGAGAGCAGCACATCCGTCGTGATAAAGCCACTTCAAACATTTGTTCCAATCAGGCTTTGAATGCTCTCGCTTCATCCGTAGCGATGTCTTCCCTTGGTAAACAGGGACTGAAAAAGATGTCCTGGATGAACATTCAAAAAGCAGCCTATATGAAGAAACAACTCCAGGAAAAAGGTATAGAGGTTGTTTTTGATGGAGCATTTTTCAACGAAATTGTAGTCAAATTAGACAGAGACGTAAAAGAGTTCAACCACAAGCTGCTTGATCGCGGTATCATTGGAGGATATGACCTGGGTGAGGCAGACGAAAAACTGAAGAACTGTATGCTAGTAGCCGTAACAGAAATCCGGACAAAAGAAGAAATTGATACGTTTGTCAAGGAAGTGGGGGATCTTCATGTCTAATCAGGACTTTCCATTGATATTTGAATTGAGCCAAGAAAGTCGTACCGGCTATAGTTTGCCAGAGTTTGATGTGCCGGAAACGAATGTTGATGATGTAATCGGAGAAGCCTATGTTAGAAAAAGTGAACCGGACCTTCCGGAGGTGAGTGAACTGCAGATTATGCGTCACTACACCGCTCTTTCTAAAAGAAACCACGGGGTTGACTCAGGGTTTTACCCTCTTGGATCTTGTACGATGAAATACAACCCGAAAATGAATGAAGATGTAGCTCGGCTGACTGGTTTCAGTCATATCCACCCTTACCAACCGGTGGAAAGTGTACAGGGAGCTCTACATCTAATGTATGATTTGCAAGAATCCCTGGCTGCGATCACTGGAATGGATACCGTTACTTTACAGCCAGCTGCAGGCGCACACGGGGAATGGACGGGATTAATGATGATCCGTGCTTATCACGAAGCAAAAGGAGAAACGAACCGTACGAAAGTGATTGTTCCAGACTCGGCTCATGGTACGAACCCTGCCTCAGCAACAGTCGCAGGTTTTGAAGCGGTTACGGTCAAGTCAGATGAGCGAGGTCTTGTGGACTTGGAAGACTTGAAGCGTGTCGTAAATGATCAAACGGCAGCGTTAATGCTCACCAACCCGAATACCCTCGGTTTGTTTGAAGAGGATATCGAAGAAATGGCAGCCATCGTGCATGAAGCTGGCGGTAAGCTCTATTATGATGGAGCGAACCTTAACGCCATTCTTGGCTATGCGCGCCCAGGAGACATGGGTTTTGATGTCGTTCACTTGAACCTTCATAAAACATTCACAGGTCCTCATGGTGGCGGAGGTCCGGGGTCAGGTCCAGTAGGAGTAACGGCAGAATTTGCTGAATACCTACCAGCACCGATTTTGACGAAGAAAAATGATCTATATGTGTTTGACTATGATCGTCCTAAATCCATCGGGAGAGTGAAACCGTATTATGGGAACTTCGGAATCAATGTACGTGCCTATACGTATATCCGTACGATGGGACCAGAAGGGCTGAAAAAAGTGAGTGAGTACGCCGTCATCAATGCAAATTACATGATGCGACGTCTTCAAGAGGAATTCGATCTTCCATTCGACCGTCATTGTAAACACGAATTCATTTTGTCAGGGAAGCGGCAGAAAAAACTTGGGGTCCGCACATTGGATATGGCGAAGCGTCTCCTAGACTTCGGCTATCACCCGCCAACGATCTACTTTCCGATCAATGTGGAAGAGGCACTCATGATCGAACCCACGGAAACGGAATCAAAAGAAACCCTGGACGATTTCATTGACCGTATGATTCAAATCGCACACGAAGCGGAAAATGATCCTGAAAAAGTACAGGAGGCTCCTCATACAACGATTGTGAGCCGTATGGATGAAACTCAGGCAGCGCGTAAACCTGTTTTAAGATACCAAAAAGAGCAATAACAAAAACCCGGCGTCCGTCTAGATATGGACGCCGGGTTTTATCTCTTAAACAATATGGCAGGATACTTGAATAGCCAGTTTCCAGACTTTTATTGAGTGGTTGGGGCTACGGGGAATAGCTCGCTTTCCGCGGGAGCGATAGTTTAATGGGAAGAAAATAAAATCCCGGTTCTTAGGGGAACCGGGAGGGTTGATTATTTTTTCGTTTTGACCTTACCATTCCACTTTTTGAAGCCACCTTCAAGCATATTGAGGTCTTCATATCCTTGTTTGTGGAGCATCATTGCGGCACGCGCGGACCGGGCGCCGCTTTGGCAGTATAGATAAACAGGTTTGTCTTTGCGGATTTCAATAAGGCGGTTCTTCATTTGAGACAATGGAATATTTCTTGCCCCTAAGATGTGACCGCCATCAAATTCCTTCGGT
This window harbors:
- a CDS encoding rhodanese-like domain-containing protein, translating into MDLWILIAAILVVIAFGLYRFFKARKIMTTLPEDKFREGYRKAQLIDVREPKEFDGGHILGARNIPLSQMKNRLIEIRKDKPVYLYCQSGARSARAAMMLHKQGYEDLNMLEGGFKKWNGKVKTKK
- the gcvPB gene encoding aminomethyl-transferring glycine dehydrogenase subunit GcvPB — protein: MSNQDFPLIFELSQESRTGYSLPEFDVPETNVDDVIGEAYVRKSEPDLPEVSELQIMRHYTALSKRNHGVDSGFYPLGSCTMKYNPKMNEDVARLTGFSHIHPYQPVESVQGALHLMYDLQESLAAITGMDTVTLQPAAGAHGEWTGLMMIRAYHEAKGETNRTKVIVPDSAHGTNPASATVAGFEAVTVKSDERGLVDLEDLKRVVNDQTAALMLTNPNTLGLFEEDIEEMAAIVHEAGGKLYYDGANLNAILGYARPGDMGFDVVHLNLHKTFTGPHGGGGPGSGPVGVTAEFAEYLPAPILTKKNDLYVFDYDRPKSIGRVKPYYGNFGINVRAYTYIRTMGPEGLKKVSEYAVINANYMMRRLQEEFDLPFDRHCKHEFILSGKRQKKLGVRTLDMAKRLLDFGYHPPTIYFPINVEEALMIEPTETESKETLDDFIDRMIQIAHEAENDPEKVQEAPHTTIVSRMDETQAARKPVLRYQKEQ